The Quercus lobata isolate SW786 chromosome 9, ValleyOak3.0 Primary Assembly, whole genome shotgun sequence region atatgaaaaattattacaatatacAAAGAGAGGCTTCAAccagcctatacaaaagaggggctgccgaagcagtactaacatccacagtacagataagcaaacggtcaagcgcctttttaaacttgtcttcaaggTCCCTCCGATCTCTGCCTCAtagctgctcatactaagagaagaactcactttaaaaaaaaaaaacgaagaagaaggaaatagtaaggaagaaatcaatgaagaagatggaggagatggatgaagaagatggaggacatgagtaaggaaggaggagaagaagagagaagagataaaaagaaagaaaaggagcaaaagagggaaaagagaaagcaccagaacggaactggtgctgggaagactataagaagagggcgggggagggcaccagggagcaaaagagggagaagcagaagcacttagcccctgcctcagccctgactcctaacacgctggtgccatattaggtacgctcgtgaggagccgggtggtgctggtcttggttgttctcgactcagtcacgccgagaattcgacatgacgagcccctgcttcggattttggctaaaagagaggcgggacagatcttaagtctgcgccacccttgccctgatcgagccatttcaagttttgttaGGATATGGTGTTTTAAGGAGGAGTGTGTTcccttcatcattcgttatggagGACGTGTACGGATATGATGTATAACAGACAGACTAAGCAGACGCTAAAAGAGGCTACgggtttcaaatctcagaaggaaggggaggagtctgtacgaaagtgattgcctcctgcttgccttcttataggaggAACCAAACAGAGGGAATTAAACGCATtcaaagtttccaaaagaatatGGAGAAAAAGAGGCGTCCATTCCgcttccccaccttatcagatgagccgccggacataaatgagcctcgtaaaggggatttACTAAAGGCGTGTCTGGGATAGTCAATCGGCAGGAgcagatcacgagcagattaaacgggCTCCCTTGAAAAACGGCTAACTTCGTGGACAGGcggaaaaccgctcacataaatgcggggtcaaattaaatgggccatattgagggcccgggtctgccaaaaccctcctttccaacctgGAAGTCGgacagaagggttttgaggggctattgtggggcccaacaattcgtgggccaggcccatttatccttagagcgtccgaaggcccaatccgaggagagctgtggcccaagctctacaacgcagagcacaaaacaatttctgggaagcagccgaggacagtttagtcctcggcagatccataatcccacTAGAATAAAGGGgaaaaactggtatagggacaaattagtaaggaaatccagaatatcttgaggaagttatccatactacccttctggataagacccgacgcctgacagagccgtactctgcagccttatcaaccatacccaacaattccgggattagactgatgggacaaatatcagtcttataaagattgaccctacacgtggacgaaggacaatgaacacggacgagtataaaagaagaaagtaaataaatcttAAAGGGGATCCAAGGGGACcaggaggaaaaagaaagatcacatggaggagaacatctcaacaacaccggactccACTGAaaaaagtccgtcgttggataaccgggggatggcctcaatggtcctcggatcaactccgaggagtcccatcccatagggtgcgacgttttagggcttaaatgttcaggcccaactcctttttctacctgaattcctatAAAGCCAGGATCGGAtaccgccccgtgaccagcggctagcttttcaagcccactcctctacaaatcatattgtgagggatctttcatgcgcgagcccaacatccttattgggccgccagagaattgtgtccttacaattacacttactaaggaatagctaataccaccttttaaagaggaataattattcctcattttaaagaatagctattcataaggaatgactgttccttgtaataaaaacataactaaactaaaaaataactaaatcataggaataactattacattacggtgcctattacagtctaccaaacatgccctaagtAGTCCATTCCTTGACAAACAAGTTCGGGTTAAAAACTTTGATTAAAATAGTTGTTCCTATGACCCTTTACTCGATCTATGATAAACCAGGTCGATCTGGAATGACCCATATTTTTGTTTACATAAAAGAAAACTTTAACATACTTTCTATCCTCTTTTTCGTATTTCttttaatacaaataattttttttaagtcaaagATTATAAGTGGAAATACATAATTCCATTAACTTATCATCTAATTAACAGTCTTTTAGTCTAATActttcacaaaaaaagaaaaagaaaatgcgtATATATGCAacattaaataaagtaaaatggcctataaactaagtatgcttttggaataattttttgttgaaaattagcaaaattgtagttatacttaaaaaaaaaaaaaaaaaaaaaaaaaaaaaaaaaaaaaaaaaaaaaaaaaaaaaaaaaaaaaactctatataagcaaatattgtaaaaaagttaaaagaaaagactaatccaaaaaaatataacatactcgataaagttaaaaaaaaaagagtaaataattaaaaaaattttaaaatgaactTATGAAAAAACTACCTAATGTTAATAGTGGATTCAATActaaaaacatttatatttgagAATTGCTCATCAAGTTGATGAGTAATGTCATAAGTATTTTCATTTACTGTATGGAAAATTTGATACAACTACATTATACAAATATATGGTgaaaataattccaaaaaaattaagtttaaaatCTTATATATAGTAAAGGCTTGATGAACGCTCGGATCAAGTATGGGTTTGACCTAGAGGAGTTAGGTCCAAATCAAATACAGAAACTTATCAAACTAAACCAGTTGCTATTTCCATATCCTATTTTTTCAATTGGGTTTGGACAGAGTAACAAGTTCAGGTAGGGATAGCAAAAATTCCCTGGCCCAAAAAGACAACGGAACAGTGGTATATGCCATGAAAGTAatctcatatataatatatctcaattttgatttcttaGTGTATACTAACTAAAAGTAgcacaaaaattgtaaaacagCACTTGGAAATTTTTTGAACGCCAAAACCCCATTCACATGAATCATATATggcattttttttcccaacattTTCAATCCCATACCCGAGCTTGTTTTGGTTTAACTAGGGGAAAATAAATAGTATTGCGGTAGATATGCAACCCCAATAGAAAATTTGGGTCTAGCATACCTAGAGCCTATAAACTCCAAGAGTCCAACCTCCACTTAAAAAACAACTAATATCTCCGTGTCAAGCACATTttagttcttcttttttttattaaaaaaaaaaagctcattttaataaatttcccATATCCTcaacttattattttcttttcttttcattttttatccttaacttattaaaaaactttaatGATTCATAAACTGATTATATATCCAGCCCAATTGAAGTTGCAATTTACCAAATAGGGATCTTaatcacattttaaaaaataaaataaaaataataataaaaaaacctttcTATTTGATAGACTTAAAACACCAACAATTTGAGATAATAGTAACTGAACAAATCCCAAATTTCTTACCTAAACTGAAtcttatattcttttctttttttctttttctgagaaacaaacacacacacacaggggaaagggaaaagagttctaacacaaaagcaCATCACAACTCCACAACTCAACTGAATCTTATATTCAATTCTATAATTAATCACGATCTTATCATTATTCACCATATTAAAGGTTCATGCACGTCAATTCAGGACCTCAATTTCAcattattaacaaattatcatttttttaagataagtaAATACGCATATTTCGATTACAACCGGAGGAAAATgaatgacaacaacaacaattataaCTTGAGTTTGGTCTTGCATATAGACTCAACTGTCTGAGGACTAATAAAAACAGATATATTACAATTGTTATAAACAGTGGCATGGAACTTGAAGATGTTTAGCACAATCACTTTCCCAGGCAACACGGCTGTTGAAGTCAAATTCAAGCTCCCACCAGCAAAATCAGATAATAAATGGGGATTGATTAGCAATTTACCAGCCTTAAGCTCCACAGAAGTTGTAATGTTAAGCTTGTGGCGTGCAGGCACATATCTTTGCTCTATTGAAGCTTCACCCACAACTTCCCCATGATAAGTAACATAAGACGTGGCGTTTTTGTACTTGAAGCTTCCATAGTTTGGGTTCTCAATTGCAACAACAGTGCCTAATGACAATGTGACATTAGGTGTTAAGGCCGAGAAGTCAATGTTTTTTATGCCTTCAGGGTAGAGGGAAATTTTGGGGTCTTTAGGCTTGAAGATGGTAAAGAACAAGGTTATGATAACAATGACAAAGATAACAAAGAAAGTTGCTGTAACACCACAGCATAGTTTATGACTTCTACGGGAAGGTTTGCCATTAGCCATGTTCTCAGATTAACAATAGGCTTTAAGAGATTTTTCCCAAGAGGAATTCTATAAATTAAGATACTGCTAACATATTATTTAATGTAAAGTGATCAATAGCAAATATAATGAGAAAAATCCCAAAATAGTACAAACACAACACTAGCCTCAAAGTTCTTTCAATTCACACCATTACAGTGAAATTCAACGGAACTAAgatcaaaacaagaaagaaagaaaagggttgATAAACAGCATGTGGGGTGGTTCAATTTGTCAAAAAGTATTCAAAATCAAGGTCGTTCACTTTCGGTGGAGCCGATATTTATTATTAGCAGAAATTCTGACCACACAGTGGCCCTGGTGACTTACTTCGGTTTATGAGCCGCACAACATCACTAGTTCAGACAAGGTCGTTGACGCCTAGTCCACACTCGTTCGAATTTTGGTTTGAACAATCCAAGAAAAAGGAGGCGAgtctaagtttttgttttccaaaaGGGCTGGTGTGAATAAGACAACTTTTAGATAAAAGTGTTGCCAGTGGATAAAAGCGTGGTGGTGTGGGCTGGTTTCAGCGCAAactacaaagaaaaagagagacagaTGTATTTAGAGAGGAGATCATTCAAATCCGTGTGGTTTAATAAAGAACAAGTGCAACTGCTTCCATGGaccaaaataatttctaatttcccATTCCAGGTGATAATTGCAAGGTATATAACCTAACTAGAAACACTActtaatcaaaaaaaatttaagtctaTGAGTTTGAACCCAACTATACTATGTTAACTActcacttatttatttatttatttaatgtgaGAGTTGACTAGCACACATATATCCAacattaataaacaaaataaaattgtgtcaAAATCCAAGATTgcaaattgttatttattaaaagcccaatcctctctctctaaaatccTAGCACTAATTAGGTGATTATGCTGAGAAAGCATGTAAATCTTCATATTGAAATTTATAGGGAAGAGGGAGATACATGTGAAAGAAGAGATCAAGAGAACGATGCAAAAGAAATTATCATGATATCTCATCTagggaacaatttttttttgttattttcttcttattcgTATATAGAaacattacataaaaatattataaacaatatGATTTATGTTTTACTATCCTATGAAGGTTCCCATCTTTGATGTCTTAAATGGTAAATATTCATTCAAtaattttgtttccttttttaaaatttataaaaagaaaaaagaaaaaaaaaagaaaaaaaaagagagtgttGTTGCTTATGCCAAGAATTTCTATATgtttttcctattaaaaaaaaaaaaacacttaatgAACATGTGGACACACATGAAGAATACTCTAACAAATGAAGAGTATATACATCAATGAATAATTCtcccaacaaataaatttagaaCAGGTACATAGCATGGGTGAAATGtagttaaaattttgttttgcacATTTGAACTATAATTTTCTAAATCATACCTATGAATTTTCTTattagcataatttttttttctattgacagaaaagaaaagcaaaaaaaaaaaagaaatgaggaTTCACTCCTATGATGAGACTAGtcacaaattaacaaaaactgaaaaaggtgGAAATCATATTTTCGTCCATACATTTTCAATTGATTCCCATTTTGGTTCccagattttatttttaccgcttttagtccctatcctgaaaaacacttcccattttggtccctGCTGTTACATCTGAGACGGAAAATGTACATGTGGCAAGTggcagaattaaaaaatattaaaaatatttaattttattttaaaataaaataaaattttagttatcaataattttaaaatataaatattaaaaattttagttaaaaataaatgttcttcatgttcttcccccaAGGAAATGGTTGCccagaaaataagaaattcaagatttttttctcttttatttcattttcttagcatccaaacaagcaaaaacatatacaaaaccATGATCAAACTCAGATACTCTAACACAATCAACTAACAAAACCCAGAACATGGTTTTTTCCAAGCATGACCGAGATGGTTAATAGGTACCTTTTTCCATCTTTCATCTTCATATTCACTTCATAACTCTTTCAAAtctgttttttctctctgttatttatttatttatttatttatgggtttttgtgtgtgtgtgtgtgtgtgtgtgtgtgtgtgtggggagGGGGGTGGGTTTTTATGGCTTTTGTTgttgaagaaaacaaaaaaagtttacaaaatagaGTGTGATTTGGTTTTTAGGGTTTGAATTTGAAATCCAATGGCAGGGTGGTCGATGCTTGCTGATGGTTCTGCTTTAGATTGCATCAAAACCCCAGAAAAGAAGCTAAagcaaaatgatttttgggtcGATCTAAAACTGGCTTCCAATGGATCCGATATCCAACTAGATTTCGATAAGCTTCAATGCAAGTTTGAAGGGTTTCTTCTACATTTTGGCAAGGAGATCTGCGGTCGAGACTGTTTTTGGCCTCTACCTCCAATGCTTGGAATTGGCAGCGTGTGGATTTGCTTAAGCTTTTGTTTTGCTGTGAGAGAAAATAGTGGGTACAACATTGTTTTTGAAGAGGGGTTGTGGTataagttttgggttttgttagttGATTGTGTTAGAGTATCTGAGTTTGATCATGGTTTTTTACatgtttttgcttgtttggatactaaaaaaatgaaataaaagagaagaaaatcttgaatttcttattttctgAGTAACCATGTTCTTGgaggaagaacatgaagaacaattatttttaactaaaattttaatatttttattctaaaattattgataactaaaattttattttattttaaaataaaataaaatatttttaatttttttaattctgccGTTTGTCACTTGTGCATTTTCCGTCTCTAATGTAACGGCAGGGACCAAAACGGGAAGCGTTTTTTAGGATAGGAACTaaaagcagtaaaaataaaatctgagGACCAAAGTGAGAATCGCCTAAAAATGTAAGGACGAAAATGTGttttttaccaataaaaaataaaaggaaattaatgCACTTAAGGCGGTTGATTTTGACATTTAACTGTACATGTATGAACCATTCAGTCCCCCAGCCATTCAAATCAAATCATAAGTTTAGGTAACATGGGCtatttcttcctcctcttcacTTCGACCTTCTTTTCCACTTTTAAAGGACATTAAAACATCTATTATTCACCAAATAAAAGAACTTGATTTGGACTAGTTGACTAGGTTTAAAAATAAAGACCGTTCTCtagaaaattcatcaaaagCTTTATATGCGTGTCCCACGAGTGGCACACATattcaaagaagtgaaaaatgCCAGAGACCCCTGAATTGTAATACTGTGATGGAGAAAGTGAACGTTAAGATTGGGTTTAAATTCTTGACTATACATGCGTGATATGTTATATGTCGTTTTACTTATGTCTTCGATGATAACGCAAAGCTACAGGTCGTTGAACTGAAGTTTGTTAAATAGCCGTTAAGGCTGTTAGTTTGTTGCTGTTGTTCAGTTTTAATTTGGCGCTAACCTCTGTTTTCTAAGTATATCTACTTTAATGATGTGGTTTATGAATTGCTTCGCTGCATAAAGACAAGGGCAAGTGAGTTCTAGATTAACCTCTCCTTTCAGTAGTCTGCTGCTCTTCTTTGAATGCTCTTTTGAAAGATATCCTGTGCAATTGGttatgtttttgaaaacattttgtaataaattatCTCATGCACATGTTTAAtacttattatattattttgggaatcaacttcaattatattataatatgtcaTTAGAAATATTTTGCAAGAAATTATGTTATGACTTATGACCTATGTTTAGTACTTATTAAtatatgttataatattttgagAATTAACTTTAATTATATGCCATCTCATTAGAAAGAGATAAAATGCaaattagtaaaattaataTAGTTATGAATATGAACTTATTATGCAagtaaattgaaaaacatttaaTCATTTTCATTGACTTAAACATTCCATTTTTGTGGAGTTAGCTTAACATGTGGTCTCTTAAAATTAGTGtattggtttgatgataaaaaacaattatcatggtagacatcataagttgaaattttatgGTCACTATATTCTTAACTACATGTTATTAAACTTGATTTGTAGAATGTTATATTCCAAACAAATTGTTTcctatataattctttttaaaataaccatgaaaatttaatgtgggttcaagttacatctttTTTACACCATATGATTCTAAAAGAtctaaccattaaaaaaataactctaaatatttattcttttattacctcatttacaaaataaatagcattttttttttctctacttgtTAATTGCTTTCCATCtacaattttattacaattttacaaattaacaaGGCAACCACTTCTCTTTCTCTAGTatccttgttaaaaaaaaaaaaaaaaaaaaaaaaagtaaaaacttgtTGCACACACCTCTACCCACGAAAAAAAAACAACTGAAATTGCactacttaaaaataaataaataaataaacactaaGGCAACTGCAACAGTAATTGTTCATAGGCTTTCTACAGCAACAGAGAACTTCCCCAGTTGGATCTATAATTAGAACTTCCCCATGCCAAACGCTACTCATGTTCTGGAACATATCTTGGGTAAAAATGCCTCCATAAAGTGGTGTAATAAATTGTTTGTGGCTCACATTTTGGAGAGAGAAGGAATTAGTGATCACACCCTTATAAATCTCATCAAGTTCCTTATGGTCATGTTCTTGAGAATTTTCAAGTTTTCCCATTATTTTCATCTCATTATCTCTTTTGTCAATGCCAAAATTACTCCCATCTTGAGAATCTTCAATTTTATTTCCTGGACACTTCAATACACTTCTCATTTCTCAATAGCATAATAACCTCCATTTTTAAGACATTCATCCTGCTATTTTTCTACCTTCTGCGTCTGTAATTAGTGGTTTCCTGTAGATGATCTTGCCCTTCCATTCAAATGAAGTATTAGCTTCGAAAATCTTACGGGACAGTTCCAAGATGCCATTTGcttttgaaatcattttttttttctttattttatttgcaatTTATCATCCTCTAGAAaacttaaaccaaaaaaaaaaaattataacaaaaataatactaGAGGTGAACACAGCAGAGTCATTCTCTGCTACTCCAACTGCAGGCCAAGTTTTTTTCCTCAACAGCCCACACGCACACAACAATGTCCTCCTTTTGCACTACTACTACCTGCACAACACGAAACTCGATAAAAGGAATGAAATTCAGTTTATATGAGTACGAAAATGGTGAATCGGCGGTTTAATCGGCACATAcaaagtccttttttttttttttttgttgtacaacatgataaagagagagaaaaaaagattgtAGAGAGACACTGCCAAAAGAAAGTTATATGTCGTTCTTGTAGCTATGCTGTTATCCTGCATGCCGTTGAGAGATTGGGTTTAACCGTTTAAGTTCTTGGCTGTACTGCGTGATATGTTATATGTCGTTCTACTCGagtttttaatgataaaagcAAAACTACAGGTCGTTTAGCAGTTAGTTTCCCACTGCTCATTTCATCTCTCCCTGCAACTTCTATGCATTTGTATTCCTGttctttgtttttccttttaagttcATCGCTATTACCAAAAAAACtacattattaattaatttaatttcttttaatttccaCTTTCAATCAAATTGTTTTATGTCCCTATCCTATTTCCAGCCAAATTTTTCTGGACATgagaatatatttaatttatcccATTTCCACCAAAGTTCCTAACACATTAAAAAGTACTATTCCCAAAGCGTGCTTCTCCATAATGCTTGATTACGATTGATTTAAAAAAGGAAGATTCAtaagatccaaaaaaaaaaaattgctaggcAAACGTTTATAGGAGATAACATGCACTAGGACattcttaacttttttcttttcccaattaatttattacataaaCTTTGATGGTATAGCAAATGGACTCCTTATGTTAAAATTCAACAATTTGCTAATGGAAACTAATGTGGTAgcctataattttaaaaaactcgTGCCAAAATTTTTATATTGGGTTAAAATAGCAATAGCccaataatattatttaaaaacaagtAGAAAAGCATTCTACCTCCAATCAAAGCCCATAATTTTAGTAAAAACTCCAATTTAAACCGTATGTAGGTATTACGGTATATatgacacacacacatatatatatataacatgggATTCATAGGCACTTctgatattttttataatacaaaacttttttttatgtcaTAATAAGGTGTATCATACAACACTGAAAACTACCAATACCAAAGATATAGACATAAACCATCCAAGTCAAGTTACATTAATTCTCtgttctctttcttttagtCTTTCTCTTACTTCCTTCTTTGTCTCTCagcattatattattttcttctttctattttcatttttcacatcAACTTGAAGATTTTTAAATAAGCATTTGAAATTTTCTCTCCTaaacatataataaaatttaatatagacccaaaaaaaaaaaaaaaaaaaaagagcatccTTGTTGATTGTGTGATTAGACTACTCATGTATGAACAAGgataaaggaaaagagagaacttAATGTTTAGGTGGTATACTTTGACATTTGACTGTACATATGAACCATTCAGTCTCCAAGCCATTCAAATCAAAGCATCAGTTTAGTAAGATGGGCTATTTATTTGCCAGTTGTACTAGTTGGCTAGGTTGGAAATAAAGACTATGTTGTGtagaaaattcatcaaaagttAATATGCGTGTCCCACAAAGTGCTACACATATTCAAAGAAGGGGAAAATGTCAAGAGATCCCCTGAACTGTAATACTGTGATGGAGAAAGTGAAAATTGGGATTAGGTATAAATTCTTAACTATAAATGCGTGATATGTTATATGTCGTTTTACTTATGTCTTTAATGATAAAAGAGAAGTTACAGGTCGTTTAACTGAAGTTTGTTAAATAACCGTTAAGGCTATTAGTTTATTGCTGTCCAGTTTTTACTTTGGCGCCAACCTCTGTTTTCTATTATATAATTAGTTCTGTAAGCTTGTAGTTAAGCAGAATCATTTTGCTCAATAGGAAAGTTTCCCAGTTTGAGCACTTtgacttctttgtttttttaagttataGACTTTTAGAAGGGAAGCAAGGCCTAAATGATAAACCATAGGAATATGCTAAAGTTGCTAAATTTAGTAGCATGTGTGTAACACGTGTGTGGCTGGGTATATATAATCCACTCTTGATAtgtttgttaaatatattaagttCCAATCTTGATTAAGGTCAAAGTCTGTTGTTGTCCATATTCAATGTATCTAGTTTCTAGTCCAAATTGGTGTACAAGCAATACAAGAAATTGGGTTTATTGTAGTTCAAGTATTTTTAGGATAGGATTTATTTAGCCTAACAATTAACAAGAGTCAAGGACTTTGACTTTTCGCTATGGACATAAAGCATTCAGGTCAAATCACGTTAGTGTTTGTGTTCTCTCGCTTTCTCTTACTTCTGCTTTGTCtctatacattattttattttcttcttcctataTTCACATATTATGAAAACCTTTTCTAATAATATGTTTTACCTCTGCCATCAACttcaagatttttaaatatGCATCTGAGATTTCCATGTGATTTTTAATAACATTTATTCCTTCATTGAATTAGTAAAGTTTCTACTGCAAATACTGCCACATCCAAGCAATTAAATAACACACAAAAGTCAAAACCCaagtagaaaatttttaaatcttttttttttttgagtaaataatTTCTTAGTCTTACCTCAATTATTTCATTAATCTCAAAATAGTTAATTTCTTAGTCCCACCTCAATTACTTCGGAAATCTCTGTTAAAATCAAGCACCacctctctctcattctctagAAAATTCTCTTGCATTCCGAAAATTTCTCCATGATGCTTTCTTCGGATTTCACTATGAGATATCTCTAGATACTTCTATGTAGAAGTAAAACTCAGCCACAAATTGTTGTAATAGTCTAGAGGCTGTCATGGGCtagatattaaaataataataaaataaagccTAAAACTACTAGAACTCTATTGTGGCA contains the following coding sequences:
- the LOC115960070 gene encoding uncharacterized protein LOC115960070 yields the protein MANGKPSRRSHKLCCGVTATFFVIFVIVIITLFFTIFKPKDPKISLYPEGIKNIDFSALTPNVTLSLGTVVAIENPNYGSFKYKNATSYVTYHGEVVGEASIEQRYVPARHKLNITTSVELKAGKLLINPHLLSDFAGGSLNLTSTAVLPGKVIVLNIFKFHATVYNNCNISVFISPQTVESICKTKLKL